From the genome of Candidatus Thermokryptus mobilis:
TCCTTCTTAACGAGTTCCTCAGGAAGTTGATCTCTACTAACAACCTTTGGATTCATCGCTGCAATTTGCATTGCTATATCGTGAGCGAGTTGTTTGAACTCATCTGTTCTCGCTACGAAATCCGTTTCACAATTGATTTCAACAATTGCTCCAACTCTACCGCCAGCGTGAATATACGCTTCAATCAAACCTTGTTTCGTCTCTCTGTTTGCATGTTTCTCAAGAACCGAAGCACCTTTTTTCCTTAGATATTCTATCGCTTTCTCAATATCACCATTTGTCTCCATAAGTGCTTTTTTGCAATCCATTATTCCAGCACCGGTTTTCTCCC
Proteins encoded in this window:
- the tsf gene encoding translation elongation factor Ts → MEITLEQIKTLREKTGAGIMDCKKALMETNGDIEKAIEYLRKKGASVLEKHANRETKQGLIEAYIHAGGRVGAIVEINCETDFVARTDEFKQLAHDIAMQIAAMNPKVVSRDQLPEELVKKEFEIYKEQALAEGKPEDIAEKIAQGKLEKFFEEVCLLDQPFIKDQGKTIKDLIHEAAAKFGENIVIRRFARYYLGESLDR